One part of the Solanum dulcamara chromosome 8, daSolDulc1.2, whole genome shotgun sequence genome encodes these proteins:
- the LOC129900754 gene encoding uncharacterized protein LOC129900754 encodes MEHGSFEDQSQATFSLTDEDHTLANAVRFSLNQDPRVTFCGYSIPHPSDARVNIRVQTTGDPAREVLNDSCQDLMLICEHVRGTFDQAVLKFKTGKGLSAMDIKK; translated from the exons ATGGAGCACGGTTCATTCGAAGATCAATCACAAGCAACATTCTCGCTGACAGATGAGGACCATACACTGGCAAATGCTGTTAGATTCTCTCTAAATCAAGA TCCCAGAGTAACATTTTGTGGTTACAGCATTCCACATCCCTCTGATGCTAGAGTGAATATAAGGGTTCAGACTACTG GGGATCCAGCAAGGGAGGTATTGAATGATTCATGTCAGGATCTAATGCTTATCTGCGAGCACGTTAGAGGCACATTTGATCAGGCTGTTTTAAAGTTTAAAACCGGAAAAGGTCTGAGCGCTATGGATATCAAGAAATAA
- the LOC129901132 gene encoding exosome complex component RRP41-like: MAGKTGSTPATYSPSPATHKKKRIPITDADWVRPDNRGFYQCRPAYLRTGAVSTAAGSAYAEFGNTKVIVSVFGPRESKKAMMYSDTGRLNCNVSYTSFSTPNRGQGSDNKELSSMLHKALEGVIILESFPKTCVDVFALVLESGGSDLPVVISCASLALADAGILLYDLVASVSVSCLGKNLVIDPIFEEESYQDGSLMITCMPSRNETTQLIVTGGWSTPKINEAMELCLGACFKLGEVMRSCLKDAVTDLKE, translated from the coding sequence ATGGCTGGAAAAACAGGGTCGACGCCAGCGACCTATTCACCATCTCCAGCAACGCACAAGAAGAAGAGAATCCCCATTACTGATGCTGATTGGGTTCGTCCTGATAATCGTGGCTTCTATCAGTGCCGTCCTGCTTATCTGAGGACTGGTGCTGTGAGTACTGCTGCAGGATCAGCATATGCAGAGTTTGGAAACACCAAGGTCATCGTATCTGTGTTTGGGCCAAGGGAAAGTAAGAAAGCAATGATGTACAGTGATACAGGACGCTTAAATTGTAATGTTAGTTACACAAGTTTTTCCACCCCTAATCGTGGGCAGGGATCAGACAACAAGGAACTTTCCTCAATGTTACACAAAGCTTTAGAGGGTGTTATAATTCTGGAATCCTTCCCAAAGACTTGCGTGGATGTTTTTGCTTTGGTATTGGAATCCGGTGGAAGTGATCTCCCCGTGGTCATATCATGTGCTAGTCTAGCTTTAGCAGATGCAGGAATTTTGCTGTATGACTTGGTTGCCTCAGTTTCGGTATCTTGTCTTGGAAAGAACCTTGTCATCGATCCCATTTTTGAGGAAGAAAGCTACCAAGATGGAAGCTTAATGATAACTTGTATGCCTTCGCGTAATGAGACCACTCAACTGATTGTAACTGGAGGATGGTCAACACCAAAGATTAACGAGGCAATGGAGCTATGCCTTGGTGCTTGCTTCAAACTTGGAGAGGTAATGAGATCATGTTTAAAAGATGCTGTCACTGATTTAAAAGAATAG
- the LOC129900687 gene encoding uncharacterized protein LOC129900687 produces the protein MPNLGANKAETEGNGSAQNGGSRRHRRRRQRRRPSMAASSETTTTDGSFHFTDSDSDQSWHSPLGSMDDISVHCDQQPLRRDKKQRGSLSLSDDEIDLESGELEMKLHNKEERDCRICHLSLLKSGGISSGGDQVKETSGGMAIELGCSCKGDLGAAHKQCAETWFKTKGNTICEICGTNALNIVGEQMTEANNTTGATLAASAAPVALSETRGFWHGRRVMNFLLASMVFAFVISWLFHFNILP, from the exons aTGCCTAATCTTGGAGCTAATAAAGCTGAGACAGAGGGAAATGGTAGTGCCCAGAATGGTGGTTCCCGCCGTCATCGCCGCCGTCGACAACGCCGGAGGCCATCCATGGCGGCTAGCAGCGAGACAACCACTACTGATGGGAGTTTTCACTTCACTGATTCTGATTCCGACCAATCTTGGCACTCACCTTTAGGCTCTATGGATGATATTTCAGTACATTGTGATCAACAGCCACTGAGGAGGGACAAGAAGCAAAGAGGGTCTCTTTCTTTGTCAGATGATGAGATTGATTTGGAGAGTGGTGAATTGGAGATGAAATTGCATAATAAAGAAGAGAGGGATTGTAGGATTTGTCATTTGAGTTTGTTGAAAAGTGGAGGGATTAGTAGTGGTGGAGACCAAGTAAAAGAGACTTCAGGAGGGATGGCTATTGAATTAGGATGTTCTTGCAAAGGTGACTTGGGTGCTGCTCACAAACAATGTGCTGAGACTTGGTTCAAAACCAAGGGAAACAC AATTTGTGAAATCTGTGGTACCAATGCACTGAACATTGTTGGAGAGCAAATGACCGAAGCCAATAATACTACAGGAGCCACTCTTGCAGCGTCCGCAGCACCTGTAGCCCTTTCTGAAACCCGAGGCTTTTGGCATGGGCGCCGTGTCATGAATTTTCTACTTGCATCCATGGTTTTTGCCTTTGTCATCTCATGGCTTTTTCACTTCAATATATTGCCCTAG